Proteins encoded within one genomic window of Cucumis sativus cultivar 9930 chromosome 3, Cucumber_9930_V3, whole genome shotgun sequence:
- the LOC101202934 gene encoding phosphoserine aminotransferase 2, chloroplastic, producing MATTTSPHSLLLQNPNRHHLKPSISTSHFNALPLPSPSPKRFSISCSAASTTSPLELQNPPPSHSSSNDRVFNFAAGPATLPESVLKKAESELINWRGSGMSVMEMSHRGKDFTSIIQKAESDLRSLLDIPSDYAVLFLQGGATTQFAAIPLNLCKPDDTVDYVVTGSWGDKAFKEAQKYCKPKVIWSGKAEKYTKIPAFEDLEQSPNAKYLHICANETIHGVEFKNYPNPKNLLVADMSSNFCSKPVDISKFGIIYAGAQKNVGPSGVTIVIIRKDLIGGAQDITPVMLDFKIHHENNSLYNTPPCYGIYMCGLVFEDLLQQGGLKEVEKKNKKKADILYEAIDQSNGFFRCPVERSVRSLMNVPFTLEKAELEGEFIKEAAKEKMVQLKGHRSVGGMRASIYNAMPLAGVEKLVAFMKDFQARHA from the coding sequence ATGGCTACCACAACTTCCCCacactctcttcttcttcagaaCCCCAATCGCCACCACCTCAAACCCTCCATTTCCACCTCTCATTTCAATGCCCTCCCTCTCCCTTCTCCCTCTCCCAAACGCTTCTCCATTTCCTGCTCTGCAGCTTCCACCACCTCCCCTCTCGAGCTCCAAAATCCTCCTCCCTCCCACAGTTCTTCCAACGATCGTGTCTTCAATTTCGCCGCCGGCCCCGCCACCTTGCCCGAGTCCGTCCTCAAAAAGGCTGAGTCTGAACTCATCAACTGGCGCGGATCTGGTATGAGCGTTATGGAAATGAGCCATCGAGGCAAGGATTTCACATCTATTATCCAGAAGGCCGAATCAGATCTCAGAAGTCTTCTGGATATTCCCTCCGATTACGCCGTTTTGTTCTTGCAGGGCGGGGCCACCACTCAATTTGCCGCGATCCCTTTGAATCTTTGCAAACCTGATGACACTGTCGATTATGTCGTCACCGGATCCTGGGGCGACAAGGCCTTCAAAGAGGCTCAGAAATATTGTAAGCCTAAGGTAATTTGGTCTGGCAAAGCTGAAAAATACACCAAAATCCCAGCATTCGAGGATCTGGAACAAAGCCCTAATGCCAAATATTTGCATATTTGTGCGAATGAGACCATCCATGGGGTTGAATTCAAGAACTATCCAAATCCGAAAAATCTCTTGGTGGCTGATATGTCCTCCAATTTCTGCTCAAAACCTGTTGACATATCTAAATTTGGGATCATTTACGCTGGAGCGCAGAAGAACGTTGGGCCATCTGGGGTCACCATTGTTATCATCAGGAAGGATCTGATCGGTGGAGCACAAGACATAACTCCCGTGATGTTGGATTTCAAGATCCACCATGAAAACAATTCGCTCTACAACACTCCACCTTGTTATGGCATCTACATGTGTGGATTGGTGTTTGAGGATCTGTTACAACAGGGGGGGCTGAAGGAGgtggagaagaagaacaagaagaaggcTGATATTCTATACGAGGCGATCGATCAAAGCAACGGATTCTTCCGATGCCCAGTTGAGCGATCGGTAAGATCTTTGATGAATGTACCATTTACTCTGGAGAAGGCAGAGCTGGAAGGTGAGTTTATTAAGGAAGCAGCTAAAGAGAAAATGGTTCAACTGAAGGGGCATAGATCAGTGGGAGGAATGAGAGCTTCTATATACAATGCAATGCCATTGGCTGGAGTGGAGAAATTGGTTGCTTTCATGAAGGATTTCCAGGCAAGGCATGcttga
- the LOC101223202 gene encoding protein GRIP isoform X2, whose protein sequence is MQKFMNFRQSSWKKLEQEIKERDEKYSDLDSKFSRLHKRAKQRIQDIQKEKDDLETRFRDVNERAERATSQQTALQQEIERTRQQANEALKAIDAERQQLRSANNKLRDNIEELRHSLQPKENAIEALQQSLVEKDQMVEDMKNMLQAAEEKRQASLADLSAKHQKNLESFQMQLSDALSDRNKATETISSLQELVAEKESKIAEMDAASSGEAARLRAAMETVKGELAHLRNEHEKEKETWQTASEALKMKLEIAESNCIRAEIEAAKMRSQLESEVSAKTRMLSARDAELLTVKEEMNRLESEFSSYKVRAHALLQKKEADLAAAVDSDQIRALEEALKEAEKEITLAYAEKDRVQLDLQNALEKHDKELKERDSALNDAVENIKSLEKRLESANLHLQSEKEAWEQSLQNLEESWRIRCEALKSHFEESSRQDVEKEFEELKQGYKRLKEEHNSFRDLADRMIEEKDTEISRLLDEIKNLRQSLESKPPADQIDNNAVTQKQDSSNLSTSNAEQQILLLARQQAQREEQLAQSQRHILALQEEIEELERENRLHSQQEAMLKAELRDMERSQKREGVDMTYLKNVILKLLETGEVEALLPVVAMLLQFSPEEMQKCQQAYRSTTDVPPNPASDSSGSARSLFSRFSFT, encoded by the exons ATGCAAAAGTTCATGAACTTTCGGCAAAGCTCATGGAAG AAGTTGGAGCAAGAAATAAAAGAACGCGATGAGAAATATTCTGACCTGGACTCAAAATTTAGCAGGCTGCACAAACGAGCAAAACAACGTATTCAAGATATTCAGAAG GAAAAAGATGACCTTGAGACTCGATTTCGTGATGTTAATGAAAGAGCAGAGCGTGCAACGTCCCAGCAGACTGCACTGCAACAAGAAATAGAGCGCACTCGGCAACAAGCAAATGAAGCATTGAAAGCAATAGATGCAGAGAGACAACAATTAAGAAGTGCAAACAATAA GCTTCGAGACAACATAGAAGAATTGCGACACTCATTGCAGCCTAAAGAAAATGCAATTGAGGCATTGCAACAGTCCCTTGTGGAGAAGGATCAG ATGGTGGAAGACATGAAGAATATGCTTCAAGCTGCTGAGGAGAAAAGGCAAGCTTCACTAGCTGACCTTTCTGCAAAACATCAGAAG AACTTGGAGAGCTTCCAAATGCAACTTTCCGATGCTTTATCCGATAGAAATAAAGCTACAGAGACTATTTCTTCTCTACAG GAATTAGTTGCAGAGAAGGAATCAAAGATTGCTGAGATGGATGCAGCATCAAGTGGTGAGGCTGCAAGACTTAGAGCTGCTATGGAAACTGTAAAAGGAGAGCTTGCACACCTTAGAAATGAACAT gagaaagaaaaggagacgTGGCAAACTGCTTCGGAGGCACTTAAAATGAAGTTAGAGATAGCCGAGAGCAATTGCATACGTGCTGAAATTGAAGCTGCTAAAATGAGGA GTCAGTTGGAATCAGAAGTTTCGGCAAAAACCCGAATGTTGAGTGCAAGAGATGCTGAACTACTGACTGTCAAAGAGGAG ATGAATCGCCTTGAAAGTGAATTTTCTTCATACAAGGTTCGTGCTCATGCACTTCTACAGAAGAAGGAAGCAGATCTAGCGGCTGCTGTGGATTCTGACCAAATTAGAGCTCTTGAGGAGGCACTGAAG GAGGCTGAAAAGGAAATCACATTGGCATATGCTGAAAAGGATCGGGTTCAGCTAGATCTTCAAAATGCATTGGAAAAACACGATAAAGAACTCAAAGAAAG AGATTCAGCCCTCAACGACGCTGTGGAAAATATTAAGAGCCTAGAAAAGAGACTTGAATCTGCTAATTTGCACCTTCAATCAGAAAAGGAAGCTTGGGAACAGAGCCTCCAAAACTTGGAGGAATCATGGCGAA TCAGATGCGAAGCACTGAAATCTCACTTTGAAGAATCCTCTAGGCAAGATGTGGAAAAGGAATTTGAAGAGCTGAAACAAGGATATAAAAGATTGAAG GAAGAGCATAATTCATTCCGAGATCTTGCTGATAGAATGATTGAGGAAAAGGATACAGAAATTTCTAGGCTTTTAGATGAAATCAAGAATCTTCGACAATCTTTGGAATCAAAACCTCCT GCAGATCAAATTGATAATAATGCAG TCACTCAAAAACAGGACTCTTCAAATTTGAGCACCTCCAATGCAGAACAGCAGATTCTG CTTTTAGCAAGGCAGCAGGCTCAGAGAGAAGAGCAACTAGCCCAATCACAACGACATATCTTAGCTCTTCAA GAAGAAATTGAGGAGCTTGAACGTGAGAATCGTCTGCATAGCCAACAG GAAGCAATGTTGAAGGCCGAGCTTCGTGATATGGAAAGATCACAGAAAAGGGAAGGTGTTGACATGACATATCTTAAGAATGTCATCTTGAAGCTCCTTGAAACCG gtGAAGTAGAAGCTCTGCTCCCTGTGGTTGCCATGCTCCTTCAGTTTAGTCCAGAAGAG ATGCAAAAATGTCAACAAGCATATCGCAGCACGACAGATGTTCCTCCGAACCCTGCTAGCGATTCTTCAGGATCCGCTCGCTCTCTTTTCtcaagattttcttttacGTGA
- the LOC101223202 gene encoding protein GRIP isoform X1: MSSEEGDVNETPESRVEEGTMLTLSEELESGVKHEGNGHVVVEDRVPDGQNCSDDHDELVQLVIEMKSQNEYLKSQLESMKNLQNVENVRERDEETGSRDGESVHLKELQERIESLSKELSEEKQTRGAAEQALQHLQEAHSEADAKVHELSAKLMEAQQKLEQEIKERDEKYSDLDSKFSRLHKRAKQRIQDIQKEKDDLETRFRDVNERAERATSQQTALQQEIERTRQQANEALKAIDAERQQLRSANNKLRDNIEELRHSLQPKENAIEALQQSLVEKDQMVEDMKNMLQAAEEKRQASLADLSAKHQKNLESFQMQLSDALSDRNKATETISSLQELVAEKESKIAEMDAASSGEAARLRAAMETVKGELAHLRNEHEKEKETWQTASEALKMKLEIAESNCIRAEIEAAKMRSQLESEVSAKTRMLSARDAELLTVKEEMNRLESEFSSYKVRAHALLQKKEADLAAAVDSDQIRALEEALKEAEKEITLAYAEKDRVQLDLQNALEKHDKELKERDSALNDAVENIKSLEKRLESANLHLQSEKEAWEQSLQNLEESWRIRCEALKSHFEESSRQDVEKEFEELKQGYKRLKEEHNSFRDLADRMIEEKDTEISRLLDEIKNLRQSLESKPPADQIDNNAVTQKQDSSNLSTSNAEQQILLLARQQAQREEQLAQSQRHILALQEEIEELERENRLHSQQEAMLKAELRDMERSQKREGVDMTYLKNVILKLLETGEVEALLPVVAMLLQFSPEEMQKCQQAYRSTTDVPPNPASDSSGSARSLFSRFSFT; the protein is encoded by the exons ATGTCTTCGGAGGAAGGTGATGTTAATGAAACTCCGGAAAGTCGTGTGGAAGAGGGGACAATGTTGACATTGTCCGAGGAGCTGGAATCCGGAGTGAAGCATGAGGGAAATGGCCATGTTGTCGTGGAAGACAGGGTTCCTGATGGCCAAAATTGCTCCGATGATCATGATGAGCTTGTACAATTGGTTATCGAAATGAAATCGCAGAATGAATACTTAAAGTCTCAGTTGGAAAGCATGAAAAATCTGCAAAATGTGGAGAATGTGCGGGAACGAGACGAAGAAACTGGTTCGAGAGATGGAGAATCCGTTCATTTAAAAGAACTTCAAGAAAGAATTGAGTCTTTGAGTAAAGAGCTTTCGGAGGAAAAGCAGACACGAGGTGCAGCAGAGCAAGCTTTGCAGCATCTCCAAGAAGCTCACTCAGAAGCAGATGCAAAAGTTCATGAACTTTCGGCAAAGCTCATGGAAG CTCAACAGAAGTTGGAGCAAGAAATAAAAGAACGCGATGAGAAATATTCTGACCTGGACTCAAAATTTAGCAGGCTGCACAAACGAGCAAAACAACGTATTCAAGATATTCAGAAG GAAAAAGATGACCTTGAGACTCGATTTCGTGATGTTAATGAAAGAGCAGAGCGTGCAACGTCCCAGCAGACTGCACTGCAACAAGAAATAGAGCGCACTCGGCAACAAGCAAATGAAGCATTGAAAGCAATAGATGCAGAGAGACAACAATTAAGAAGTGCAAACAATAA GCTTCGAGACAACATAGAAGAATTGCGACACTCATTGCAGCCTAAAGAAAATGCAATTGAGGCATTGCAACAGTCCCTTGTGGAGAAGGATCAG ATGGTGGAAGACATGAAGAATATGCTTCAAGCTGCTGAGGAGAAAAGGCAAGCTTCACTAGCTGACCTTTCTGCAAAACATCAGAAG AACTTGGAGAGCTTCCAAATGCAACTTTCCGATGCTTTATCCGATAGAAATAAAGCTACAGAGACTATTTCTTCTCTACAG GAATTAGTTGCAGAGAAGGAATCAAAGATTGCTGAGATGGATGCAGCATCAAGTGGTGAGGCTGCAAGACTTAGAGCTGCTATGGAAACTGTAAAAGGAGAGCTTGCACACCTTAGAAATGAACAT gagaaagaaaaggagacgTGGCAAACTGCTTCGGAGGCACTTAAAATGAAGTTAGAGATAGCCGAGAGCAATTGCATACGTGCTGAAATTGAAGCTGCTAAAATGAGGA GTCAGTTGGAATCAGAAGTTTCGGCAAAAACCCGAATGTTGAGTGCAAGAGATGCTGAACTACTGACTGTCAAAGAGGAG ATGAATCGCCTTGAAAGTGAATTTTCTTCATACAAGGTTCGTGCTCATGCACTTCTACAGAAGAAGGAAGCAGATCTAGCGGCTGCTGTGGATTCTGACCAAATTAGAGCTCTTGAGGAGGCACTGAAG GAGGCTGAAAAGGAAATCACATTGGCATATGCTGAAAAGGATCGGGTTCAGCTAGATCTTCAAAATGCATTGGAAAAACACGATAAAGAACTCAAAGAAAG AGATTCAGCCCTCAACGACGCTGTGGAAAATATTAAGAGCCTAGAAAAGAGACTTGAATCTGCTAATTTGCACCTTCAATCAGAAAAGGAAGCTTGGGAACAGAGCCTCCAAAACTTGGAGGAATCATGGCGAA TCAGATGCGAAGCACTGAAATCTCACTTTGAAGAATCCTCTAGGCAAGATGTGGAAAAGGAATTTGAAGAGCTGAAACAAGGATATAAAAGATTGAAG GAAGAGCATAATTCATTCCGAGATCTTGCTGATAGAATGATTGAGGAAAAGGATACAGAAATTTCTAGGCTTTTAGATGAAATCAAGAATCTTCGACAATCTTTGGAATCAAAACCTCCT GCAGATCAAATTGATAATAATGCAG TCACTCAAAAACAGGACTCTTCAAATTTGAGCACCTCCAATGCAGAACAGCAGATTCTG CTTTTAGCAAGGCAGCAGGCTCAGAGAGAAGAGCAACTAGCCCAATCACAACGACATATCTTAGCTCTTCAA GAAGAAATTGAGGAGCTTGAACGTGAGAATCGTCTGCATAGCCAACAG GAAGCAATGTTGAAGGCCGAGCTTCGTGATATGGAAAGATCACAGAAAAGGGAAGGTGTTGACATGACATATCTTAAGAATGTCATCTTGAAGCTCCTTGAAACCG gtGAAGTAGAAGCTCTGCTCCCTGTGGTTGCCATGCTCCTTCAGTTTAGTCCAGAAGAG ATGCAAAAATGTCAACAAGCATATCGCAGCACGACAGATGTTCCTCCGAACCCTGCTAGCGATTCTTCAGGATCCGCTCGCTCTCTTTTCtcaagattttcttttacGTGA
- the LOC101222969 gene encoding protein STRICTOSIDINE SYNTHASE-LIKE 4, whose product MPVSNNPPLSRGPPLALALKITVFALLAAAVVVYKLDPFDPAALPAEELSGEPASVAACNGRVLQAADRIGVGELAAAEDFAYDSELGLVYTGDGDGWLKRVRLNDSTVEKWAFTGGRPLGVALGADGDVFIADADKGLLKASKEGVVEVLTEEDDGVKFRLTDGVDVGEDGTVYFTDASSKYAFHSFIFDFFEGRPYGRFLSYNPTTKETKLLVGDLHFGNGVVVAPTQDFVIFCETPLRRCRKYYISGDRKGSVEKFVENLPGTPDNIRYDGDGHYWIGLSTEMTGSSSYWHIALKYPVLRKIMAIMEKYGQRPNLEKNGGVVAVNLEGEQVAWYYDYKWTLVTAGIKIGNHLYSGSLALPGILRLDLDKFPATAAGCPWSKSHDL is encoded by the exons ATGCCCGTGTCCAACAATCCCCCGCTATCCCGCGGCCCCCCGTTGGCCTTGGCTCTCAAAATCACGGTCTTCGCTCTCCTGGCCGCAGCCGTCGTCGTCTACAAGCTCGACCCCTTCGACCCCGCGGCGCTGCCGGCGGAGGAGCTGAGTGGGGAGCCTGCCTCTGTGGCAGCGTGTAACGGCAGGGTACTGCAGGCGGCAGATAGAATCGGGGTGGGGGAGCTGGCGGCGGCGGAGGACTTTGCTTATGACTCGGAGTTGGGACTTGTTTACACCGGGGATGGGGATGGGTGGTTGAAGCGAGTTAGATTGAATGACTCGACGGTGGAGAAATGGGCTTTCACTGGCGGACGACCTCTCGGAGTCGCTTTGGGAGCGGACGGCGACGTTTTTATCGCCGATGCAGATAAG GGGTTGTTGAAGGCGAGCAAAGAGGGAGTGGTGGAGGTATTGACGGAGGAGGACGACGGCGTGAAATTCCGGCTGACAGATGGCGTTGATGTGGGGGAAGACGGCACCGTTTATTTCACCGATGCTTCCTCTAAATATGCGTTTCATAGTTTCATATTCGATTTTTTCGAGGGCCGGCCGTACGGCCGATTCTTGAGCTACAATCCAACTACTAAGGAAACTAAACTTCTGGTTGGAGATCTTCATTTTGGGAATGGCGTTGTGGTTGCTCCCACCCAAGATTTCGTCATCTTTTGTGAAACTCCACT GAGAAGATGCAGAAAATATTACATCAGTGGAGATCGGAAAGGGAGTGTTGAGAAGTTCGTAGAGAACTTACCGGGAACTCCTGATAATATCAGATACGATGGAGACGGCCATTATTGGATTGGACTCTCTACA GAGATGACgggttcttcttcttattgGCACATTGCTCTGAAATATCCAGTGTTGAGGAAGATAATGGCAATAATGGAGAAGTACGGGCAGCGACCAAACTTGGAGAAGAACGGCGGAGTGGTGGCCGTAAATCTTGAAGGCGAACAAGTTGCTTGGTATTATGATTATAAATGGACATTGGTTACCGCCGGAATCAAGATCGGAAATCATCTCTACTCCGGCTCTTTGGCGCTTCCCGGTATTCTTCGTCTTGATTTGGACAAATTTCCGGCCACCGCCGCAGGTTGCCCTTGGTCCAAATCCCACGATctctaa
- the LOC101212332 gene encoding probable acyl-activating enzyme 2 yields MEGFYHCPANFGPLSPVPFLKRASTLYGCRPSLVYGTRLFSWSDTYARSLALASALLHHFHLSPADLVVAMAPNIPELYELHFAVPMAGAIISALNTKLDSPTLSLLLQQLNPKVIFIDSQFLPILLKSLENSSIKFPALVLIPSDPDTPLPSEFLDYNKVLAMRFGDDDFTPRPNAELDPISINYTSGSTGLHKGVIYSHRAAYLNSLATIFRSKICSSTSSPVFLWTVDMFRCNGWCFIWVMAALGGCNICLRTVTADAIFTNVELHRVTLLCGPPTLLKMIYESSSNNCMPRRLSRRVDLIVAGALPIKEILTKVNELGFNISYGYGMTEAMGPAIIRPWKPTFEEDNVQFEDLITSLEIDVKDPISMESVLGDGETLGEVMLRGNTLMSGYYKNMKATHEAFIGENWYRTGDVGVRHKSGRIEMKDRAKDIVVRTDGEGAVSTVEVEGVLMSHPNVAEAAVVGERTLYGFVKLKNRSKENGDEIVEFCRMHLPEFMIPKRIVFGDLPMNSTGKVQKFALREKVKALLNNANNNTIT; encoded by the exons atgGAGGGGTTTTACCACTGTCCTGCCAATTTTGGCCCTCTCTCCCCCGTCCCCTTCCTCAAACGAGCCTCCACCCTCTACGGCTGCCGTCCCTCCCTCGTTTACGGCACTCGACTCTTCTCTTGGTCCGACACTTATGCCCGCTCTCTCGCCCTTGCTTCCGCTTTGCTTCATCATTTCCACCTCTCCCCCGCTGATTTG GTTGTAGCAATGGCGCCCAACATTCCAGAGCTTTACGAGCTTCACTTTGCAGTTCCAATGGCGGGAGCCATAATTTCAGCTCTCAACACAAAACTAGACTCACCTACATTATCCTTACTCCTCCAACAACTTAACCCTAAAGTTATCTTCATAGACTCCCAATTTCTTCCCATTCTCCTCAAATCCCTTGAAAATAGTTCCATCAAATTCCCCGCCCTCGTCCTCATCCCAAGTGATCCCGATACCCCGTTGCCTTCAGAATTCCTCGACTACAATAAAGTTCTTGCAATGAGATTCGGCGACGACGACTTCACGCCGAGGCCAAACGCTGAACTTGATCCCATTTCCATCAATTACACCTCAGGCTCCACCGGACTCCACAAGGGCGTGATTTATAGTCATAGAGCCGCTTATCTTAACTCTCTAGCAACCATTTTTCGGAGTAAAATTTGCAGCTCCACTTCTTCACCAGTGTTCTTGTGGACTGTAGACATGTTTCGATGCAATGGTTGGTGCTTCATTTGGGTTATGGCAGCACTAGGAGGTTGCAATATTTGTCTTAGAACTGTCACTGCTGATGCAATATTCACCAATGTTGAACTCCATAGAGTTACTCTTTTATGTGGTCCACCAActcttttgaaaatgatttatgaaTCGTCGTCCAATAATTGTATGCCACGTCGACTTTCACGACGTGTGGATCTTATAGTGGCTGGTGCATTACCAATCAAGGAGATTTTGACCAAAGTCAATGAGTTAGGTTTCAATATAAGTTATGGTTATGGAATGACTGAGGCAATGGGGCCTGCCATAATTAGGCCTTGGAAGCCTACTTTTGAAGAAGACAATGTCCAATTTGAGGATTTAATAACATCATTGGAAATTGATGTGAAAGATCCAATATCAATGGAGAGTGTTTTGGGAGATGGTGAAACCTTGGGAGAGGTAATGTTGAGAGGCAATACTTTGATGTCTGGTTATTACAAGAATATGAAGGCAACTCATGAGGCTTTCATTGGGGAAAATTGGTATAGGACTGGTGATGTTGGGGTTAGACACAAGAGTGGTAGAATTGAGATGAAGGATAGAGCTAAGGATATTGTAGTGAGGACCGATGGGGAGGGTGCAGTGAGCACGGTCGAAGTTGAAGGCGTGCTGATGAGCCACCCGAACGTGGCAGAGGCGGCCGTGGTTGGGGAGAGGACGTTGTATGGGTTCGTGAAACTGAAGAATAGGAGTAAAGAGAACGGTGACGAGATTGTTGAGTTTTGTAGAATGCATTTGCCGGAGTTTATGATACCTAAGAGGATTGTGTTTGGAGATTTGCCAATGAATTCAACAGGGAAGGTACAAAAGTTTGCGCTGAGGGAGAAGGTAAAGGCGTTATTGAATAATGCcaacaataatacaataaCATAA